The following coding sequences lie in one Cannabis sativa cultivar Pink pepper isolate KNU-18-1 chromosome 5, ASM2916894v1, whole genome shotgun sequence genomic window:
- the LOC115716376 gene encoding ACT domain-containing protein ACR3 has protein sequence MARVCGPYFDPEYENLSTRINPPRVSVDNSSCSDCTLIKVDSVNKPGILLEVVQILSDIDLIITKAYVSSDGGWFMDVFHVTDQQGNKITDRKTIEYIEKALGPKGQTREGGQTREGVKTTPGRQVGVHSIGEQTAIELIGRDRPGLLSEISAVLANLHFNVAAAEVWTHNGRIACVLYVNDNMTCQEVQDPTRLSLMEEQLKNILRGCEDDEKAGYTSFSVGFTHIDRRLHQMLFADRDYESSGVNKEISSPSFKPKITIDRCEEKGYSVVTVRCKDRAKLMFDIVCTLTDMQYVVFHATISSDTPYASQEYYIRHMDGCTLDTEGEKERVIKCIDAAIQRRVSEGLRLELHAKDRVGLLSEVTRVLRENGLSVSRAGVSTVGEEAVNVFFVRDASGNPVDTKIIETLRKEIGHTMMVNVKKVPTSNSKAAESASGWAKTSFFFGNLLEKFLT, from the exons ATGGCAAGAGTTTGTGGACCGTACTTTGATCCTGAGTATGAGAACTTGAGCACCAGAATCAATCCACCCag GGTGTCAGTTGACAACTCTTCATGCTCCGACTGTACTCTAATCAAG GTGGATAGTGTGAACAAACCAGGAATTCTGCTTGAAGTTGTGCAGATATTATCAGACATTGATCTCATCATCACTAAAGCTTATGTATCTTCTGATGGCGGATGGTTCATGGATG TATTTCATGTCACTGATCAGCAAGGAAACAAAATTACAGATAGAAAAACCATTGAGTACATAGAAAAG GCTTTAGGACCAAAGGGACAGACCAGAGAGGGAGGACAAACCAGAGAGGGAGTGAAGACTACACCAGGGAGACAAGTTGGTGTCCATTCTATTGGGGAACAGACGGCCATAGAACTCATAGGCAGAGACCGTCCTGGTCTCTTGTCTGAGATCTCAGCGGTGCTGGCCAACCTCCACTTTAACGTGGCTGCTGCTGAAGTTTGGACTCACAATGGGCGGATCGCATGTGTTCTTTATGTTAATGATAACATGACATGTCAAGAGGTACAGGATCCTACCAGATTGTCTTTAATGGAAGAGCAGCTAAAAAACATTCTACGGGGTTGTGAAGATGATGAGAAAGCGGGTTACACTAGTTTCTCAGTCGGATTTACTCACATTGATCGGCGACTCCACCAGATGTTATTTGCTGATAGGGATTATGAGAGTAGTGGAGTTAATAAAGAGATTTCTTCTCCTTCCTTCAAACCAAAGATCACAATAGACCGTTGTGAAGAGAAGGGATATTCTGTAGTGACGGTGCGGTGTAAAGATCGTGCAAAACTGATGTTTGACATTGTCTGCACACTGACGGACATGCAATATGTTGTTTTTCATGCTACCATCTCATCAGATACCCCTTACGCATCTCAG GAGTATTATATCCGCCACATGGATGGATGTACACTTGATACTGAAGGAGAGAAGGAAAGGGTCATCAAATGTATCGACGCTGCAATACAAAGAAGAGTAAGCGAG GGCCTGAGATTAGAGCTGCACGCAAAAGATAGAGTAGGATTACTATCAGAAGTGACAAGGGTTTTGAGAGAGAATGGGTTGTCAGTTTCAAGAGCAGGAGTCTCAACAGTTGGAGAAGAAGCAGTGAATGTGTTCTTTGTCAGAGATGCTTCAGGTAACCCAGTAGACACCAAAATAATTGAGACACTTCGAAAAGAAATTGGGCATACAATGATGGTCAATGTGAAGAAAGTCCCAACAAGTAATTCTAAGGCAGCTGAATCAGCCAGTGGGTGGGCCAAAACAAGTTTCTTTTTTGGGAACTTGTTGGAGAAGTTCTTGACTTAA